In the Arachis ipaensis cultivar K30076 chromosome B10, Araip1.1, whole genome shotgun sequence genome, one interval contains:
- the LOC110267789 gene encoding uncharacterized protein LOC110267789 — translation MAPIALLNPATSVTTITGKVKKHVMRGKYSFGGGRSYRVGLPPLLILPSWRVQKVQCFGNWSRNDSKVIGDNRGSMVVKAASEGGAISLPKHWPLSKNYENMK, via the exons ATGGCTCCAATTGCGCTTCTCAACCCAGCAACAAGTGTCACAACTATAACTG gAAAGGTGAAGAAGCATGTGATGAGGGGAAAGTACTCTTTTGGTGGTGGAAGAAGCTATAGAGTGGGATTGCCACCATTGTTGATCCTTCCAAGTTGGAGGGTCCAAAAAGTTCAATGTTTTGGTAATTGGAGTAGAAATGATTCAAAAGTAATTGGGGATAACAGAGGTTCCATGGTAGTGAAGGCTGCTTCTGAAGGAGGAGCCATCTCTCTACCTAAGCATTGGCCACTTTCAAAG aattatgagaatatgaaataa